GCCTCGCGGGCCTCGACCTTGGCCCGGGAGTCCGCAATCTCCTTCTCGGCAGCCCTCACGACGCGCGCCATCGCGTCGAGCTGCTCCTGCTTAGCCCAGACCGTGGACTCGCGGGACTTGAGATCCTTGTTCCGCGCGTCCAGGACTCCGACGGCCTTCTCCATGTCGGCCTCGCGCTTCCGGAGCGCATCCTCGCGGGACCGAAGGGCCTTTTCCTGAGATTCCAGGGAGGTGGTACGCTTGTCGAGTTCCTTGGCCGCGGCAGATGTGTCCATGGCCACCTCCTTGGTCCGGTGCAGCGTCTCAAGCTCGACGTGGGCCTCCGCGAGTTGTTCCCGGAGCTCCTCCATGGTCTTGGAGGCCTTCTTCGCATCTTCCGCGAGCTCGCTGTTCTCCTCCTCAAGGTCCTTGAGCTTCTCCTGGGAGGCTCCCAGGGCCTTCTCTTGCTTCGCGATCTGGACCGTCTTCGCCTCGGAGAGTTTCCGAAGCTCGCCGAGCTCCCGCAGGAGCTCGCTCTCACGCGCCTTGGCGTTGGCCTCGAGCTCCGCGAGCTGGGCATCGAACTGGACGACCGTGGAAGCCTCCGACGCCGCGGACTCGCCGTCCCGGTTCTGGAGGCTCTTGCGGGCTTTCTCTCGGAGGCCGGGCATGGTCACAGCTCCAGCTCGTCCATGACCTTCTCGTACGCGGCGAAGCGATCCGACTTCGCGAACCGCCTGATCTTCTCGTCGGGGAGCTCGCCGAGGAGCTCGTCGAGGTCCTTTAGCACGCCCTTGATCGACTCGTGGAACTTCACGAGGGATTCCTGAGCGCTCGCGAGCTCGGCCTTCTCGACCTGCAGCTTCTCGAGCTGCTCCTCCATCTGGGACATCCGAGCCTTGAGTTCGGTCATCTCTTCCGCGGCCGGACCCACCGTGATCACCGTCTCGCCGCCCTGCCCCCCCGGCCCGGGCGTGGAAGCCTTCTTCTCCAGGGCCCACCGCCGCCGCTCCATGTCCACTTCCGCCTCGCTCAGCGCGTGATGGCGCTCGTCCAGGAGGCGTGCCTTGTCGCGCAGGAGTTCCTCGCGCTTCTCGAGCTCCCGCTCGCGCTCGTGGAGGCGGTTCATGAGGATCCGGAATTCGTCCTCGCGCCGGACGATGTCCGACTCCCGCTCGCGCATCTGGCCGAACGTCCGTTCGCGCTTCTCCAGCTCCATCCGGAACGCCTCGATCCGAGCGCGCAGGGTGGACTCCTTGGACTTGAGCTCGTCCTGCTGCATCCGGAGGATGTTCCGGTACGTGTTCTCCATGTCCACGAGGCCCTCCTCGATCTTCAGGATGTCCTCCTTCTCGAGGAGGAGTTCCTCGATCTGCCGCTTGAGCTCCTCGCGCTCGCGGACCTCGATCTCGTTCGTCGAGGACTCGAGCGCCTTGATTCGCACGCGGGCGCGCTCAATGAGCGCGTCCATCTGCTCGAGGCGCTGCTTGCGCCGGTCGATCATCTTTTCGAAAGGCTCCGCGAGCTTCCAGAGGTATGCCTCGAGGTCGCTCTGGTCGCGGTCGCCTTCCGTCATGGAGACGGGCTCGGACCCCGGGCTTTCCGGCGGCGGGGCCACCTGACTCAACCGCGCCTTGGCCTTCTCGCGACTCAGTCTCAGGATGTTCCGGAGGTACTCCTCCTCGGGGCCGCCTTCCCCGGGCTTCGGGGTCGTGTCCACGGTCCGGATCTCGGGGAACTTCGCGGAGCACTTCTTGCACTCCTTGGCGTCCGCGGGATTCACGGAATTGCAGATGGGGCAGAGGACGGCGTCCATGAACCCCTCGAACGATGCGCCGCACTTCTCGCAGCGCTCGGCGTCGGGCAGCGTGCCCGCTCCGCAGTCGCTGCAGTAGGCGGCCTTGCCTGGGGTGAGGGCGCGGAGGGCCATCCTTCGCTTCTCGAGGAGGTTGCGGGACCGGTGGAAGTGCCTATTCGTACGCGTTGTACGCCAGGATCTCCGACAGGTGCTTGCGCCCCGCGGGAGGCTCGAAGGCCTCCGGGAAGCCCAACGACGTCAACCCCACGACGTGGGCGTCCGCCGGGATGCCAAGCAGGTTCTTCACCTTCTCCTCGTTGAAGGAGAAGACCCAGGAGGTCCCCAACCCCTCACTCGTCGCCGCCACGGTGAGATGCGCGACCGCCATGCCGACGTCGACGGGGTACGAGTTCATGTACCCGCCGACCATCGCGACGGCCTCGTCGAGCCGAGCGCAGGCCACGACCATGAGCGGGGCGTCGGGCAGCTTCCTGCCGTCCGTCGTCATGCCCATCAGCTTCCGCTTGCGGTCCTCGTCCGAGACAACGATGAACTTCCAGGGCTGGAGGTTGTCCGCGCTGATCGCGAGCCGCGCGGCGTTCACCACCGTCTGGACTTTCTGCTCGGGGACCGGGTCCGGCTTGTACTTGCTCACGCTCTTCACCGACTTGATGGCCTCAAGGACCTCCATATCGTCCCGGGCGTTCGTAGTCGGCGTCCTGATAATAAGCGTTGCGATGCCAAAATCGCGGCGGGGACAACCCGAGGGCTGGTATGGCGGATGGCGGCTCGAGCGCGACGTTCAGGTGTCCCCTCGTAGCGCGTGAGGGACGCGCCAGGGCCGGGTCCTTCGGAACGGACCATCACTCCGTCTCAGGCGCGGCCGGCGGCTCGGTAGGGGGCGGGACCTTGCGGACCACGACTTCGAGGGCAAAGCTGACGATGAGGACGAGGCCGCACAGCAGGAGGACAACTCGAAGGGCGCCGGTGTCCCCTGCGGCGGATTGGAGCCCAGGAAAGACGGGGATTCCCGCAGCCTCGAAGGTCCGCGGATAGATCGATAGGAGGACGAAGGTCACCGCATCGAGGACCGCGAGGAATAGCCGGGTCCCTAACGAGCCAAGCTCGAGGAGGTCGTATGTCAGGAAGGCCACGACGATGGACAGGGAACCGAACACGGCGACGGACGGCGTCACGATGTACAAGGCCGCGGCCGCGCCTAGGCACGACACGCCCACGCCCACAGCCAGCGCATCCTTGCGCTCCACGGCCGCCTTTCGGTTCCGCCGCAGCCAGACCGCGGCCAGCGCGATAATCCCCAAGCTCACGAGGACCATGTAGTCCGTGATGCTCACGAGGAAGTCTTGTCCCGCCGCAACGAGGAACACGATGGCCGCGAGGACGCAGAGCCAGGACCCGCGTGCGATGGCCCGCGGGAGGAATCCGTCCTCCCCGAGCGACCGGATGTGCCGCGTGGCCGCGAGGAACGCGGGGACGAAGGTCGTGAACGTCGCCAGCATGAAGGCGAGGCCCATGAGGGCCTCGTGGGGACCGCCGAGGACGGACTGCGCTACGTACAGGGCGGGGATCTGGGAGCTGGCGACTCCCGCGGGAGACGGGTTCGCTGCGAACACGGCGAGCGCGTAGAAGATGTTGATTCCGGCGGCGATGAGGACGGTCACGACCATCGCGACACCGAAGTAGCGCCCCTTATCCGCCGTGTAGCCCCGCCGGATCCAGGAGAGGATTGGGATCGGGGATCGGTCATGGGCCTCGCGGTCCAGGGCCTGGATCTCCTGGAACCCGAAGAAGAGCAGGTACAAGTAGCCCGTGTTCACCACGGTCAGGCCGACCCAGTCCAGCGGGGAGCCCGGCGGAACGGAGCCGAGGCCGCGGAGATTCCACCCGCCCGCGGAGCCCAGGAGGTAGCTCTGGGCGACCACGATGAGCACGAGAAGGGACGTGAAGACGATCTGGGCGCGGCCGATCACCCGGGCGTACCGCCGTTCGAAGATGGAGTTCATCACGAACCAGGCGGCGAAGAGGATGATGATCAGAGCGACGATGTAGAACGTCAGCGGTCCTCCGAGCCCGTACGCGCCCAGCAAGCCGGGGAGGTAACCGAAGACGAAGACCACGAATACGATGACGCAGTACGCGGCCAGGGCCGTGTTCGCAACGGCCATGGAGAAGCGCGAGATGAAGTACCTCGCGCTGCGTGTGCCCAGGGCGACGCCGACGAAGGCAGGTCCGCCGACCGCGACCCGGCCGCTCCGCTTCAGCACCCCGTAGCTGTCTGCGTTGTTCTTGGCCATGGCGATGGAGAGGGCCGCGGCAAGGACCAGGGAGAGGATCGAGACGATTTCGTATTGGATCACGTTGACCGGAATGAGCAGGAAGAGCGGAGCACCGAGCGTTGACCCGATGCCGATGGCCAGGATCGTCGTGAACCCGTACACGGGTCGTGGCCCCGGGCCCGGCCGGAGCGAGGGCAGACGGACCCGAGCTCGCCCGATCGCGGACCCGAGGAGAAGTCCTCCCGTAAGAATTCCGGCCAGGAGCGCCACAAACGCCGCAGCATCCCCCATGGAGAACCGATCGAGTCCCGTCACCCGGAGCGAGTTGAGCTCCCCCGCGAGCCCGTAGGTCGCCACGATGAGCACCAGGACGCCCAGCGCCGCGGTCAGGAGACGGGCGGCCCGTGTGGCGACTCGCAGTGCGCCGGACGCGTCCGCCATGTCGGCGCCTCACGCGGTCGGCGGCACGACGCCGGACTCCCGGAGGCTGCGGGAGGCTTGGCGCAGGGTGTAGAGCGCCGCCAGGAGCAGGAACAGCGCGAAGCCGAACCCCAGGGCCACGATGGCCGGATCCGAGGCCGCTGCGGACCCCAGGCCCAGGGAGAGATCCGCGAGGTACCGCGCGAAATCCTCCCGCGACGTGAAGCCCACGATGGCGGGCACGACCAGGATCAGGCCCGCGACGGTGAGGAACGCGCCGAGTACCAGCTCGCCCACGCCCACGAGAAGCTGCCCCCAGGCCCGTCGAGGCCGGTGGGGCTCCAACGCGGCCAGGAAGCGCTTTACGTCCTCGTCCTGGGACGCGAGGATCTGCTCGCGGAGCCGCCGCGTCGTTTCCGGGCCCCAGCCGTGCCGGGCGCCGAGACCCCGGATCTCTTGCCGGATCCGACCGATGGCTGCGTCCGCATCGTCCAGTGCGTCCTCGAGCATGCAGGGAACTCGGTCCCGGACCACTTATGCGTTTCTCCCCGCCGCCAGAGGAGCGCACGGGCGCTGCTCCGAGGGAACGTTTAAATCAAGCCCGGTCTTCTGCGCCGCCGCGGGCCCGTAGCTTAGCCTGGTTGGAGCGCCCGGCTGATAACCGGGAGGTCGCCAGTCCGAATCTGGCCGGGCCCATTTCTCGAACGCCTCGACGAAGCGGCGGCAAACACGAAGCTACAAAGCGGCGTCCGCGCTGCGGCGTGCGATGGAAGGCGGCCCGGCCCGTCGCGCGTGGCTCACCCGGGACGCGCTTCTCCTCTGCCTCTCGGCGTTCTTCGCGGACACCGGGTACCAGGCCGTGGCCGCGGTGTTCCCCCTTTTCCTGGTGTACCAGATGGGGGAGAGCGCCATCTACGTGGGCCTGTTTTTCGCCCTTGCGTACGGCATCGGATCCCTCTTCGCGTACGTCGGCGGCCGGGCCGGGGACCGGTTCAACAAGAAGTACGTCGCGCTCGCAGGGAACCTCCTCATCCCCCTCATGTCGTTGAGCGGCCTCTCCGCGAGCGTCGCGGTCGCGGGCGGACTGTTCGTCGCGGGCTGGTGGGCCCGGTACTCCCGTACGCCGGCGCGTCGTGCGTGGCTCGTCGAGGTCACGGATCCCCAGTACCGGTCAAAGGTCTTCGGGTTCCTCCACGCGCTGGACGTTGGCGGCGGGGTGCTCGCGGTCTCGTACTCCGTGGTCCTCCTTCTGGTCCACGTCTCCTACACGGATGTCCTCCTCGTCACCGTCCTCCCGCTCCTCCTCTCGAGCCTGTGCCTCGTCCTCGCGAGGCGGCCGTCCCCGGCAACCGCCGCGGCGCCGCGTGCCCGCCCCACGGGTTCCGCCGCGGGTCAGGGCGACGCCGTCGTCGCCTACCGGGCCCTCCTGGCCTCCGCGACGCTCTTCGGCTTCAGCTTCTATTCGTTCGGGTTCCCGATTCTCACGGTGGCCCAAGCGCAGAGCGGCGGATCGCTTTCCGAGATGAGCGCGCTGGCCGTGGTCACCTTCGGGGTGTATCTTGGGCTCTCCGCCCTGGCGGGGATCGTGCTGGGCGGCAGGCACCTCCGTCCGATCCGAGCCATTTGGAGCATCGGATACCTCGTTGCCGCGTTCGCCTCCCTGGCCATCGGCACCCTCTACCTGGTCGGCGCGAGCGCCTTCCCGTTTTACGCCGCGGCCGGAGCCCTCGGCTTCGCGACCGGGTGCGTCGAGACGTTCGAGCCCACCCTGATCTCGAACCTGGTCGCCGCCCATCGCCTGTCGGAAGGGATGGGATGGCTCAGCATGACCCGGGCCGTGGGCTTGTTCACCGCGAACCTCGTGCTGGGCGTGCTCTTCGGCCTCAATGAGTTCTATGCCTATGTCTATGCGTTCTCGACTGCGGTCGTCGCGGCAGCCATCCTGGCGTATGCCGAACGGCGGACGCGGCGTACCGCAGGTGCCGAACCGGGGTCCAGCACCTCCTGATCCCGCGTAGTTGCGGGGAGACGGCGAGACCTTAACTACCGCGGATGGTCCCTGGGTAACGATGGAGTCGTCGCGGCCCGCGACCGCCAGCGAACCCCCGAGTTCCCCGTCCGCGCCTGCACGTCCTCGGACAATCCGGGGATTCCTCCAGGGCCCGCGTCTGGTCGACCGGCGGGGCTTCTGGTTCGTGCTCGCCATCTTTGTGATGGTCATCCTCGTGTTCGCGGTCGCGTTCTACGCGTTCGTGACGACGCTGAAGCCGCTCGCCACGGCTCCGGTGACGTTCGCGCCGGCTTACATGCTCGGGGGCAACGGGACGTTCAACGTGACCTCGGACAGCAACACGACGTGGCCCTGGACCGGATTTTCGGTCAACCTCACGATCAACAACGTCGGGACGACCGCGGTCGCGCTGGCACCGAGCGGCGGGAACGTGACCCTTTTCATCGGCACCTCCGCGCGCAAGGACGCGTACCACATCGTCTGGCTCGACCGCGATCACAACGGCGCCGTGAGTCCCGGCGACGTGTTCTGGGTGACGGGGAACGGGGTCGGCCTGCCCGCCCTGAGCTACGTCCAGTTCAGCCTGATCTGGCGGAGCGGAGGCTGGACCGCGACGGAGTACTTCGTCACGAGTTCCGCGATCGTGTAGGCCCCTACCCGTCGGGACAGGACGCGGCCCGGATGCTCGACGCGTTCGACATCCATTTGCGCTCGAACGGAATCAGGGTCCGCGAGGAGCGCCATGGCTCGGAAGCGAGACCGGAATATGAAGCATCGGAGCTGGGAGATCACGGATGGGCCTTCCCGGGCGCCGGCGCGTTCCATGCTGCGCGCCATGGGCCTCGGCGACGAGGACTTCGCGCGGCCGTTCGTGGGGGTCGCGAACAGCTGGAGCGAGGTGACGCCGTGCCAGCTCAACCTGGACCAAGTCGCGCGACGAGTGAAGGAGGGCGTCCGCGCCGCGGGCGGCACGCCGCGGGAATTCCCCATGATCGCGGTCTCCGACGGCATCGCAATGGGCCACGAGGGCATGCGCGCGTCCCTGGTCAGCCGCGAGGTCATCGCGGATTCCATCGAGCTCATCATGCACGCGCACCGATACGATGCGCTGGTTGCCTGCGCGGGCTGCGACAAGACGATCCCGGGATCGCTCATGGCGATGGCCCGACTGAACCTCCCCTCCGTGTTCACGTACGGCGGCCCTGCCCTCCCTGGCCGCTTCCGGGGCCGGGACGTGACCATCCAGGACATGTTCGAGGCCGTGGGCGCCTTCGAGGCGGGCCGGATGAGCGCGGAGGATCTCGCGGGCATCGAGCGCTGCGCCTTCCCCGGACCCGGCACGTGCGCCGGGCTCTTCACCGCGAACACGATGGCCGCCTGTGCCGAGGCCCTCGGACTCACGGTCCCCCAGGATGCCGCGATTCCATCCGCGGATCCGGCTCGGGAGGAACATGCGGAGCGTGTCGGCCGAGCCGTGATGCGGTCCCTCGAGCTCGGGCTCCGGCCCCGCGACATCCTGACGCATGACGCGTTCGTGAACGCGATCACGGTCGACGCGGCCATGGGAGGATCGACGAACGCGGTTCTCCATCTCCTCGCGATCGCGCACGAGGCGGGCGTCCGGCTTGCGATCGACGAGTTCGACCGGATTTCGCGGCGGACGCCGCACCTGGCCAGCCTCAAGCCCGGCGGGCAGTACGTCATGGCGGACCTGTACCGTGCGGGGGGCGTCCCCGTCGTGATGCGGCGGCTCCTGGATGCAGGCAGGCTCCGCGGAGATTGCGTCACGGTGACCGGTGACACCCTGGCGGAGCGGTTGCGGGACGTCCCGACTCGAGTGCCCGACGAGCTCCTGCACTCCGTCGAGGCACCGATCAGCACCGCCGGAACCCTGGCGATCCTCCACGGGAACCTGGCCCCGGACGGTGCCGTCGTGAAGACCGCCGGCGTGCGGCATCTCCGGCACACGGGCCCTGCGCGAGTGTTCGACGGGGAACAATCCGCGCTCGCGGCCGCGGAGACGCGTGGTGTCGAACCCGGCGACGTGGTGGTGATTCGGTACGAGGGGCCAAGGGGCGGCCCAGGGATGCGCGAGATGCTCGCCATCACGGGGGCGCTCGTGGGCCAAGGTCTAGGGGACCAAGTCGCCCTCGTCACGGATGGGCGGTTCTCCGGCGCAACAACGGGCCTCATGGTGGGCCACGTATCGCCGGAAGCCTGGGATGGCGGCCCGCTCGCGCTCGTCCGCGAAGGCGACACGGTCGAGGTCGACGTCCCGCGTCGAAGGCTTCGAGTGCGACTCACGCCGAAGGAACTCGCCTCTCGCCGCACACGCTGGAGGCAGCCGAAGCCTCGGTACGCCCGCGGTGCACTGGCGAAGTACGCGAAGCTGGTGGGCTCGGCCTCCCGCGGCGCCGTGTGCGACTAGGAAACGCGTCGGTCCGTCATCGCGACCGCGCGGGTCAGGCGCCTGCGTCCAGGAAGGTCTTACTCGGTCGAGACCGAAAGAGCATCACCCGGTGCGGCCTCCTTGGCAGTGGGCGTGGAACGCGCGTTCTCTCGAGCGAGTTCGCGGGCCCGCATGGAGGCGGCGACGATTCCATCGGAGACCGCCTGCGGCACGCCTCGTTCCTCCATGAGGCGCCACCCTGCGACCGTCGTGCCGCCTGGAGTCGCGACCAACTGGAACAGCCGCTCCGGATCGCCGCCGTCCGAGAGCAGCAGCTCCGCGGTCCCCTTCATCGTCTGGAGTGCGAGCTTGCGTGCGACGTCCTCCGGGAGCCCGGAACGTCTCCCGCCGTCGATCATCGCCTGTGCGAGGGCGGCCATGAACCCGGGCCCGCTCCCACTGAGTCCGGTCACCGCATCGAGATGCCTCTCCTCCACCTCCAGGACGCGTCCCAGGGAGCCCATGAGTTCCGCGACTCGGTCGGCGTCGTCGCGTGTCGCGGTCCTACCGAGGGCGAAGGCGGTTGCTCCCTCGCCGACGCCACACGCCAGATTCGGCATCATGCGGACCACATGACCCGTGCCACGGAGTCCTTCCTCCACCGTGTCCGTCCCGATGCCCGCCGCGAGCGTGACGACCGCCGCATCCTTTCGCACGTGTCCCGCGAGGGAGCGGACCAGCTCCCGCATGTCCTTCGGCTTCACGGCCAGGATGAGGATGTCGGATCGTTCCGCAAGCGCCGCGGGGCTGGGAACCTGCACGACGTGGTACATGGAGGCAACCTCCTCGGCCCGGGCCGGGAGGGCATCCGTGATGAGAATCCTGGAAGGCGGGAGCGCAGCTCGCTGCACGAGTCCCTTCACGAGGGCTTCGCCCATCTTGCCCACACCAGCAATGCCGACGGTCTCTTGTCCGTTCATGCGCAACACCCCGTTGTGACACCCGCAGCCAAGCGGGATCACAGCGAGCCCGCGCCGCGCCGAGGCTGCGGGTACGGCTGAGGCGTCGCAAAAGCCACAAGGCGGCGGCCAGAGCGCTTGCTCCCGGCTCGGCTCTTGTGGTGGTCCGACGTCTCGTTCATCCGCACGACTGCCTCGCGCGCCGACGCGCGTCGCCTAGCCATTTAGTCCGCCCTAGATGAACATGCCGCCGCGCGATTTGGCAAGACGCTCAGGTTCGCGGGGCCGCGGACCTTCCATTTGGCAGATTGCCCACTTCCTTCGGTCGCCTAGGCTTGCGCGGCCGCCTCCGTCCGCCGTCGGGTTCACTCCTTGACCGCGGTGAACGAGGCGCACGTCACGGTGTGGCCAACGCCCTTCAGAGCGCGTAATTTGTCGATCACGATGCGGCCCAGATCTTCCATGGATGCCGCACGGATCTTCAGCAGCAAATCCCACTCCCCGGAAATCACGTGGACCTCGTGGACGCCGGCGAGCTTGGAGATCTTGTCCGCAAGCTCGCGCTGGGACACGTCCGGGTTCGGCAGGAAGCTCACCAAGATGAACGCGGTCACCGGCTTGCCGAGCTTTCCGTAGTCGGGAATCGCCTTGATCGCGCGGATTACGCCGCGCTCGCGCATCTTCTGCACGCGGTACTGGACCGTAGGCCGCGGCATGTGCAGCTCGCGAGCGATGTCCGCGATGCTCCTCGAAGCGTCCTGCATGAGGACGTCGAGGATTTCCCGGTCCGTCTCGTCGAGCTGCTCCATGTCGAGCGGATTGCTCTCGCACACTTGAAGCTTCCGTCAGAACGCCAGACTCCGGGAATCCCCTTGTCGATTCGATGCGACGGTTGGGATGCCGCGAGGAGGTTCCCTCGTTGCGTGGGACGGTCCGGCATGCGTGGCTCGCTTGCCCTCGAAACCTTCTTACGCGGTGGGCCGCTTCCGCGGCTGCCTTGACCAACGTCGACGTTCCCTACGAGGATCTGATCGACCTTCTCGGGCGACGGATTTCGCTCGAGGAGGCGGTCAACCGGATCACGTACATGGGTTCGGGGCCCGAAGGGGTCCAGGGCGACGTGATGACGTTCGACATCTTCCCGAACCGGCCCGACCTGTACTCCGTGGAAGGGATCGCGCGGAGCCTCCGTGGGTACCTGGGGATCGAGACGGGCCTGCCTACGTACGCGGTCTCGCCCTCGGGCATCGACTTCCTCGTCGACCCCAGCGTCGCCCGGGTCCGCCCGTTCGCCGTGGGTGGCGTCGTCCGCGGAGTGGACCTGGACGACCGGCTCCTCCGCTCGCTCGTCGACCTCCAGGAGAAGCTGCACACGACGACGGGCCGCCGGCGGAAGAAGGTCGCCATCGGCATCCACGACCTCGACCGCGTCGAGCCCCCGTTTACGTTCAAGGCCGTCGCGCCCCACAGCCTCCGATTCGTCCCCTTAGGCTCCGCGAAGGAGATGGACCTCGCGGACATCTTGATCCAGCACGAGAAGGGCGTCGAGTACCGCGCCATCCTGGAAGGCAAGGAAGCCTATCCGATCATCGTGGACAAGAACGGTGCCGTCCTCTCCTTCCCGCCAATCATCAATGGGGTCCGGACGCAGCTCACGCCGGACACGCGCGACCTCTTCCTGGACGTGACGGGCACCGACTTCGAGGCGGTGAGCGGATCGTTGAACATCCTCGCGACCTCGCTCGCGGAGCGGGGCGGGAAGATCCAGACCGTCCGCACGATCTACGCGGACCGCACGATCGACACGCCCGACCTGTCGCCGATTCCCTTGGCCCTGGACCTGGCACGCGCCCAGGAGTTGCTGGGGCTCGACCTGACTCCCGAAAAGGCAGTCGAGCTCCTCCGGCGGATGCGGCACGATGCCGACGCGCACGGTCGGAGCGTGCGCGTGCGGGCCGCCGCGTACCGGATGGACCTCCTGCACGAGGTCGACCTTGCGGAGGACGTCGCGATCGCCTGGGGTTACGACCGATACCCGCGGGGCTTGGCGCGGCAGCAGACGATCGGCACGCCCCTCCCGAAGACCCTCTTCTCCGAAGCGCTCCGGCAATTGCTCATCGGCTACGGGTACCAGGAGGTCATGTCCCTGACCATGGCAAGCGCGGAGGAGCCCCTGGCGACGCCGGAGCGCGCGGTCGTGCTGAACCCCGTGACCACGGACCTGACGACCCTGCGGTCCTCCCTGCTGCCCGGGCTCCTCAACCTGTTCAAGCTCAACAAGCATCGCGAGCTCCCGCAACGCATCTTCGAGGTCGCCGACGTCGTCCTCGAGGCGCGGAACGCGAGGCACGTCGCGGCGGCAGCGATGCACCCCAGGGCCTCCTTCACGGAAGCGAAGTCCCTCGTCCTGAGCCTGCTTCGGGACGCGGGTCGCGAGGGGGCCGTCGAGCCCGTCGAAGATGCGAACTTCATCGCAGGTCGGGCGGCCTCCGTGCTCGCGGACGGACGGGAGTTCGGCCGGTTCGGGGAGATCCATCCCCGGATCCTCGAGGCGTACACGCTCGTTCAACCCGTCATGGCATTCGAGCTCGACGTCGAGCTCCTCCGGGGCGCGTGACCCGGGTCGCGAGAGAAGGTATTTCTGGCCTCCGGCGATGGCGTGGCCGCTGAGGTAGCGAAGCCCGGTTCAACGCGCCAGACTTGAGATCTGGTGGGTCGCAAGGCCCTCGGGAGTTCGAATCTCCCCCTCAGCGTTCGAACCACAGGATGGGTCCTTCGGCGACGTAGCGACCAAGCGCCCCGTTTCGTGGTTCCGGAAAGTCGCGGCCCGCCGTTCGCTAGGCGTCGAGCGTCTCCTCGTCCCGCGCTTCGCTCGCTCACTCCACGTGCTGCGCCTGCGGCGTCGGGCTCCCGGGAGGGTAGATCATGACCGTCTTGATGTTCACCATCTCCAGGAGGCCGTAGCGGCTCAGCTCGCGCCCGACGCCCGAGTGCTTCACGCCGCCGAAGGGCATCCGCGGGTCCGACTTCACCGCGTTGTTCACGAAGAAGAGACCCGCGTTGATCCGCTCCGCGATCTCGTCCGCGAGGCTCAGGCTTCGCGTCCACACGCTCGCCCCGAGGCCGAACTCCGTGTCGTTCGCCTGGGCGATCGCCGCATCCACGTTCGGGACCCGGAAGACCGGCAGGACGGGCCCGAACGTCTCCTGGCGCATGACCTTCATCTTGGTCGTGACGCCGCTCAGGAGGGTGGGCTCGTAGAACCAGCCGGCTCCCTTTCCCCGCTTCCCGCCGACGTGGAGCCTGGCCCCCCTCGCGAGGGCGTCCTTCACCTGGACCTCGATCTCGTCCCGCTGGCTCTTGGCGTACAGGGGCCCGATGTCCGTCGTCGGGTCGAGCGGGTCGCCCACCTTGAGCTTCCGGATGTTCGCCTCCAGCTTCTCGAGGAACTCGTCCGCCACGGCGTCCACGACGATGAAGCGCTTCGCGGCGATGCACGACTGCCCGTTGTTGATGAAGCGCCCGACGATCGCGCCCTTCGCCGCCTGGTCCAAGTCCGCGTCCTCGCACACGATGAACGGGTCGGACCCTCCGAGCTCGAGGACCGTCTTCTTGAGATCCCTCGCCGCCTCCCGGGCGATCTTCACGCCCGTCGAAACGCTGCCCGTGAGGCTCACGAAGTCCACACGGCTCCGGATCAGGGCCGCGCCCGTCGTGTAGTCGCCCACCACGATCTGCAGGACGCCGTCAGGGAGCCCTGCTTCCTGGAAGGCCTCCTCCACACGGAGGCCCGTCATGGGCGAGGCGCTCGCGGGCTTGATCACCGCGGTGTTGCCCGCCGCAAGCGCGGGAATCGCGAACCGGACGATCTGCCACATGGGGAAGTTCCAGGGCATGATGGAGCCCAGGACGCCGCGTGGATGGAACGCGATGTAGGACCGCTGGGCATCCGTCTGGACGACCTCGGGCTGGAGGAACGGCCTGGCGTTCTGGGCGAAGTACTCCGCGGCCCACGCGCACTTGTCGACCTCCGCGATCGATTCCCGGATGATCTTCCCCATCTCCATGGACATCGTGCGGCCGTACTCCTC
This Thermoplasmata archaeon DNA region includes the following protein-coding sequences:
- a CDS encoding nitroreductase family protein; protein product: MEVLEAIKSVKSVSKYKPDPVPEQKVQTVVNAARLAISADNLQPWKFIVVSDEDRKRKLMGMTTDGRKLPDAPLMVVACARLDEAVAMVGGYMNSYPVDVGMAVAHLTVAATSEGLGTSWVFSFNEEKVKNLLGIPADAHVVGLTSLGFPEAFEPPAGRKHLSEILAYNAYE
- a CDS encoding amino acid permease, producing the protein MADASGALRVATRAARLLTAALGVLVLIVATYGLAGELNSLRVTGLDRFSMGDAAAFVALLAGILTGGLLLGSAIGRARVRLPSLRPGPGPRPVYGFTTILAIGIGSTLGAPLFLLIPVNVIQYEIVSILSLVLAAALSIAMAKNNADSYGVLKRSGRVAVGGPAFVGVALGTRSARYFISRFSMAVANTALAAYCVIVFVVFVFGYLPGLLGAYGLGGPLTFYIVALIIILFAAWFVMNSIFERRYARVIGRAQIVFTSLLVLIVVAQSYLLGSAGGWNLRGLGSVPPGSPLDWVGLTVVNTGYLYLLFFGFQEIQALDREAHDRSPIPILSWIRRGYTADKGRYFGVAMVVTVLIAAGINIFYALAVFAANPSPAGVASSQIPALYVAQSVLGGPHEALMGLAFMLATFTTFVPAFLAATRHIRSLGEDGFLPRAIARGSWLCVLAAIVFLVAAGQDFLVSITDYMVLVSLGIIALAAVWLRRNRKAAVERKDALAVGVGVSCLGAAAALYIVTPSVAVFGSLSIVVAFLTYDLLELGSLGTRLFLAVLDAVTFVLLSIYPRTFEAAGIPVFPGLQSAAGDTGALRVVLLLCGLVLIVSFALEVVVRKVPPPTEPPAAPETE
- a CDS encoding MFS transporter — protein: MEGGPARRAWLTRDALLLCLSAFFADTGYQAVAAVFPLFLVYQMGESAIYVGLFFALAYGIGSLFAYVGGRAGDRFNKKYVALAGNLLIPLMSLSGLSASVAVAGGLFVAGWWARYSRTPARRAWLVEVTDPQYRSKVFGFLHALDVGGGVLAVSYSVVLLLVHVSYTDVLLVTVLPLLLSSLCLVLARRPSPATAAAPRARPTGSAAGQGDAVVAYRALLASATLFGFSFYSFGFPILTVAQAQSGGSLSEMSALAVVTFGVYLGLSALAGIVLGGRHLRPIRAIWSIGYLVAAFASLAIGTLYLVGASAFPFYAAAGALGFATGCVETFEPTLISNLVAAHRLSEGMGWLSMTRAVGLFTANLVLGVLFGLNEFYAYVYAFSTAVVAAAILAYAERRTRRTAGAEPGSSTS
- the ilvD gene encoding dihydroxy-acid dehydratase gives rise to the protein MARKRDRNMKHRSWEITDGPSRAPARSMLRAMGLGDEDFARPFVGVANSWSEVTPCQLNLDQVARRVKEGVRAAGGTPREFPMIAVSDGIAMGHEGMRASLVSREVIADSIELIMHAHRYDALVACAGCDKTIPGSLMAMARLNLPSVFTYGGPALPGRFRGRDVTIQDMFEAVGAFEAGRMSAEDLAGIERCAFPGPGTCAGLFTANTMAACAEALGLTVPQDAAIPSADPAREEHAERVGRAVMRSLELGLRPRDILTHDAFVNAITVDAAMGGSTNAVLHLLAIAHEAGVRLAIDEFDRISRRTPHLASLKPGGQYVMADLYRAGGVPVVMRRLLDAGRLRGDCVTVTGDTLAERLRDVPTRVPDELLHSVEAPISTAGTLAILHGNLAPDGAVVKTAGVRHLRHTGPARVFDGEQSALAAAETRGVEPGDVVVIRYEGPRGGPGMREMLAITGALVGQGLGDQVALVTDGRFSGATTGLMVGHVSPEAWDGGPLALVREGDTVEVDVPRRRLRVRLTPKELASRRTRWRQPKPRYARGALAKYAKLVGSASRGAVCD